A section of the Papio anubis isolate 15944 chromosome 2, Panubis1.0, whole genome shotgun sequence genome encodes:
- the VGLL3 gene encoding transcription cofactor vestigial-like protein 3 isoform X2, which translates to MSCAEVMYHPQPYGASQYLPNPMAATTCPTAYYQPAPQPGQQKLAVFSKMQDSLEVTLPSKQEEEDEEEEEEEEEKDQPAEMEYLNSRCVLFTYFQGDIGSVVDEHFSRALGQAITLHPESAISKSKMGLTPLWRDSSALSSQRNSFPTSFWTSSYQPPPAPCLGGVHPDFQVTGPPGTFSAADPSPWPGHSLHQTGPAPPPAVSESWPYPLTSQVSPSYSHMHDVYMRHHHPHAHMRHRHHHHHHHHPPAGSALDPSYGPLLMPSVHAARIPAPQCDITKTEPTTVTSATSAWAGAFHGTVDIVPSVGFDTGLQHQDKSKESPWY; encoded by the exons ATGAGTTGTGCGGAGGTGATGTATCACCCCCAGCCGTATGGAGCGTCCCAGTATCTGCCCAACCCCATGGCAGCGACAACCTGCCCCACAGCCTACTACCAGCCGGCGCCCCAACCTGGCCAGCAG AAGTTAGCGGTATTCAGCAAGATGCAGGACTCTCTGGAAGTCACCCTTCCCAGCAaacaagaggaggaggatgaggaggaggaggaggaggaggaggagaaagaccaGCCTGCCGAGATGGAGTACCTTAACTCTCGCTGTGTCCTTTTCACTTATTTCCAGGGAGACATTGGGTCAGTAGTGGATGAACACTTCTCAAGAGCTTTGGGCCAAGCCATCACCCTCCATCCAGAATCTGCCATTTCAAAAAGCAAGATGGGGCTAACCCCCCTGTGGCGAG aCAGCTCAGCTCTCTCAAGCCAACGGAATAGTTTCCCAACTTCCTTTTGGACCAGCTCTTACCAGCCCCCACCTGCACCTTGTCTGGGGGGAGTTCATCCTGACTTCCAGGTCACTGGACCCCCTGGCACCTTTTCTGCAGCTGATCCCAGTCCTTGGCCAGGACACAGCCTGCATCAGActggcccagcccctcccccTGCTGTGTCTGAGTCCTGGCCTTATCCTTTGACATCTCAGGTGAGCCCATCCTACAGCCATATGCATGACGTGTACATGCGGCACCACCACCCTCATGCCCACATGCGCCAccgccaccatcatcaccaccatcaccaccctccTGCCGGTTCTGCCCTGGATCCATCCTATGGGCCTCTGCTGATGCCTTCAGTGCATGCGGCCAGGATTCCTGCTCCCCAGTGTGACATCACAAAGACAGAACCGACTACAGTCACCTCTGCTACCTCAGCATGGGCTGGAGCCTTTCATGGGACAGTAGACATAGTGCCAAGTGTGGGATTTGATACAG
- the VGLL3 gene encoding transcription cofactor vestigial-like protein 3 isoform X3, with translation MSCAEVMYHPQPYGASQYLPNPMAATTCPTAYYQPAPQPGQQGDIGSVVDEHFSRALGQAITLHPESAISKSKMGLTPLWRDSSALSSQRNSFPTSFWTSSYQPPPAPCLGGVHPDFQVTGPPGTFSAADPSPWPGHSLHQTGPAPPPAVSESWPYPLTSQVSPSYSHMHDVYMRHHHPHAHMRHRHHHHHHHHPPAGSALDPSYGPLLMPSVHAARIPAPQCDITKTEPTTVTSATSAWAGAFHGTVDIVPSVGFDTGLQHQDKSKESPWY, from the exons ATGAGTTGTGCGGAGGTGATGTATCACCCCCAGCCGTATGGAGCGTCCCAGTATCTGCCCAACCCCATGGCAGCGACAACCTGCCCCACAGCCTACTACCAGCCGGCGCCCCAACCTGGCCAGCAG GGAGACATTGGGTCAGTAGTGGATGAACACTTCTCAAGAGCTTTGGGCCAAGCCATCACCCTCCATCCAGAATCTGCCATTTCAAAAAGCAAGATGGGGCTAACCCCCCTGTGGCGAG aCAGCTCAGCTCTCTCAAGCCAACGGAATAGTTTCCCAACTTCCTTTTGGACCAGCTCTTACCAGCCCCCACCTGCACCTTGTCTGGGGGGAGTTCATCCTGACTTCCAGGTCACTGGACCCCCTGGCACCTTTTCTGCAGCTGATCCCAGTCCTTGGCCAGGACACAGCCTGCATCAGActggcccagcccctcccccTGCTGTGTCTGAGTCCTGGCCTTATCCTTTGACATCTCAGGTGAGCCCATCCTACAGCCATATGCATGACGTGTACATGCGGCACCACCACCCTCATGCCCACATGCGCCAccgccaccatcatcaccaccatcaccaccctccTGCCGGTTCTGCCCTGGATCCATCCTATGGGCCTCTGCTGATGCCTTCAGTGCATGCGGCCAGGATTCCTGCTCCCCAGTGTGACATCACAAAGACAGAACCGACTACAGTCACCTCTGCTACCTCAGCATGGGCTGGAGCCTTTCATGGGACAGTAGACATAGTGCCAAGTGTGGGATTTGATACAG
- the VGLL3 gene encoding transcription cofactor vestigial-like protein 3 isoform X1 produces the protein MSCAEVMYHPQPYGASQYLPNPMAATTCPTAYYQPAPQPGQQKKLAVFSKMQDSLEVTLPSKQEEEDEEEEEEEEEKDQPAEMEYLNSRCVLFTYFQGDIGSVVDEHFSRALGQAITLHPESAISKSKMGLTPLWRDSSALSSQRNSFPTSFWTSSYQPPPAPCLGGVHPDFQVTGPPGTFSAADPSPWPGHSLHQTGPAPPPAVSESWPYPLTSQVSPSYSHMHDVYMRHHHPHAHMRHRHHHHHHHHPPAGSALDPSYGPLLMPSVHAARIPAPQCDITKTEPTTVTSATSAWAGAFHGTVDIVPSVGFDTGLQHQDKSKESPWY, from the exons ATGAGTTGTGCGGAGGTGATGTATCACCCCCAGCCGTATGGAGCGTCCCAGTATCTGCCCAACCCCATGGCAGCGACAACCTGCCCCACAGCCTACTACCAGCCGGCGCCCCAACCTGGCCAGCAG AAGAAGTTAGCGGTATTCAGCAAGATGCAGGACTCTCTGGAAGTCACCCTTCCCAGCAaacaagaggaggaggatgaggaggaggaggaggaggaggaggagaaagaccaGCCTGCCGAGATGGAGTACCTTAACTCTCGCTGTGTCCTTTTCACTTATTTCCAGGGAGACATTGGGTCAGTAGTGGATGAACACTTCTCAAGAGCTTTGGGCCAAGCCATCACCCTCCATCCAGAATCTGCCATTTCAAAAAGCAAGATGGGGCTAACCCCCCTGTGGCGAG aCAGCTCAGCTCTCTCAAGCCAACGGAATAGTTTCCCAACTTCCTTTTGGACCAGCTCTTACCAGCCCCCACCTGCACCTTGTCTGGGGGGAGTTCATCCTGACTTCCAGGTCACTGGACCCCCTGGCACCTTTTCTGCAGCTGATCCCAGTCCTTGGCCAGGACACAGCCTGCATCAGActggcccagcccctcccccTGCTGTGTCTGAGTCCTGGCCTTATCCTTTGACATCTCAGGTGAGCCCATCCTACAGCCATATGCATGACGTGTACATGCGGCACCACCACCCTCATGCCCACATGCGCCAccgccaccatcatcaccaccatcaccaccctccTGCCGGTTCTGCCCTGGATCCATCCTATGGGCCTCTGCTGATGCCTTCAGTGCATGCGGCCAGGATTCCTGCTCCCCAGTGTGACATCACAAAGACAGAACCGACTACAGTCACCTCTGCTACCTCAGCATGGGCTGGAGCCTTTCATGGGACAGTAGACATAGTGCCAAGTGTGGGATTTGATACAG